GACTTTTGCATCGAACCTTTAATCTTAATAAGCTGCTGTTGCTCGCCTAGTTTCATTCCTATGGAGTCCAAAGTGGCTCGTGAAATGGACATTCTTTTCACCGTTTTCCCAACATTTCGATACTCTCGAGCATACATTTTGGCACTCTTCATGTCTCCCTTCTTAACAGCACCTTTAATTAAGCTCTTTGTTTTATTCTCAAGCTTCGATAGATCCTGTATCTGTCTATCCATCTGTCGTTTATTTCGTCGAATCATCGATTGACATTTTCGATACTGTTCTCTGGGATCCGGTCCCCATATGACTTTTTTTGACAAGATCCATGGAGGAggtgaagaggaggagggggaggagatgaagaggaggaggtgaagatgatgaggaatGGTTAGGTGCGACGACGCGGCGACGCGACGACGCAGAACTCCCGGACACCCCGTCGGCTGGCCAGACCCCCCTGGTTCGAACCCCCCGGACACCCCGTCGGCTCCCTCGCCTCACCCCCCCCTGCCTCGCCCCACCCCCTCGACGCGTTAATATGAAATTTTCACGCgtcttccttcttctcttcatcttacCCTTTTCTTAACCATCAACCATGTTAGAAGGAAAATTCGAGCAAGCCTCGACCATGAAAAAGGTAAGTAACCCCCCCTCAAAAGCATATTGAATTATCTACTAACCGTGCATTAAGGTCATCGAAGCCATTAAAGATAGCGTCAAATTATGTAATTTCAATTGCTCTCAATCGGATGGTATTACAGTTCAAGCCATTGACGATTCCAGAGTCCTACTTATTGCACTGAAATTGGATCCTAGCTGCTTCCAGGAGTTCAGATGCGACAAAGATTCGGTTCTTGGACTCGATTTAGAGTCTCTAGGTGTGATTCTAAAGCAGGGTAGCTCTAATGATATCATGACTTTGATTGCCGAGGACAATCCAGACGTTCTTTTGCTTGTTTTTGAAGACCATGAAAAGGACCGGATTTCGGAGTTTTCCTTAAAGTTGATCGACATTGACTCGGATGTTCTTACTATCGATGATATGGATCACGATTGTTCCATTTCTATGCCTTCTGCAGACTTTGCAAAGGTTGTTAGAGACATGAGGACTTTGAGTGAGTCCTTGCAGATTTTGGTTACTAAGGATTCTATCAAATTTAAAGCTGATGGTAGTATTGGTACTGGTTCGGTGATTTTGAAAGCTCATACTGACTTGGATGATACCAAGAAGTCGGTTAGAATCGATATGAATAAGCCTGTCAATTTATCGTTTGGAGCAAAGTATCTGAACGATATTGTTAAGGCTTCTTCGTTGGCTGACACTGTTAATATCAAACTTACCGACAAGGCTCCGGCTTTGATTGAGTATAAGCTTCAGGGAGGATATTTGAGGTATTATTTGGCACCTAAGTTTGAGGATGAGGAGTAGATACTTAGTATTAATTATTTAATTGAATCTCTACCAAATTGCGTATTACTTGCTTACAATGACTGTAAACTAAAAAGGCTTGAGTGATACTTGCTCGCTTAGCGGAGTGTAGATAGTCTTAAGTATACTTGCCTGCTTACAATGACTGTAGATAGTCTTAGGTATACTTGCTCGCTTCCTCAGTCAACTCGCTCAGCTTCCTCGGCTTACTCGCTACACTCAGTCAGCTCTTAGTCAACTCAGCTTAGTCAGTCAACTTACTCAGTCAGCTCTTAGTCAACTCAGCTTACTCAGTCAACTTACTCAGTCAGCTTACTCACTCGTGGCTATGAACTAGATAGTCTTAAATACATACTTGACTGACTCTTCGCGAGTAAGCTGAGTGAGTCAGCCTTCTCAATCAGCTTGGTCAGTCAGCTTCCTCGGCCTCCTCGACTTCCCCAGCTTACTCGCTACGCTCATAAGGCTGAGTTAATACCTCGCCTCTATACACTTCTCCTCGGGTAACTTCTCTAAAAACGTACTCCTCAGACATGCCTTGTCCGTTATCGGCAATATCAGCCTATAAGCATCATGCTTATTGAGATAATACCTATATAACCTCTTCACTCGAACAAACCCAAAGTTCTCATACAACCTTAAAGCCTTCTTATTCACTACTTCAGTCTCCAATATGATCTCATCGCACTTCTTATCCACCATAATGTCCAAACTCTTgtcaatcaatttcttcgCTATACCTTGACCTCGGTATTGTTCAGTCACCGTTAACATTCCTATATATCCTCTTAGACGGGTATTCCGATGAGTTTCAACTTTAGATATGATACATCCAATAATATTTCCCTCACTCTTGGCCAGAAGACATAGTTCCGGCCAGttgttgaggaagaacCGGTACACATACACTGAGTATGGCTCACTCAGGTGCTCATTAACCAATTTTCGAATGGCTTCGATTTCACCGTCTATCTGTCCTCGTGATTTTTCTGATGTATCTAATGAAAGGGCAGAGTATGTGATGGTCATGGGAGGCTGGCAGAAGGAGAACAGGCGGAAGGAGAGCAGGCagaaggaagaacaggaaagCCTCGAGATGGCCATCTCATTCatacatccgtacaccagaAAGATAAGCAAAGGCAAAGTAGATAAGTGATAGGTCTGACACCAGCACGATTGTTCTTCCTGGCTTCTGACTTCATTAACTGATCTCATTGGTCTCATTGGTCCCATTGGTCTCATTGGTCTCATTTGTCTCATTCCCTCGATATCCTGACCTCCATGAATCCAATCTCTATGATGTCATCGCTTAGAGCAGATATGGGTGGATTCCATGAAGATGCAGACATTCTCGATACAGTATCCATCTACAATGCTCTTACTGGTGGACGGTTGTACACTAATGGCTTTAACTTTACCAATTTGGACTCGCTCAAACTGTTTATAGCCAAATCCTTCAGTATGTCTGTGGATaatctatttcttcttactcCTTTTGGcatcaagttcaagttctccatGCTTGTGCATGACGAAATCAACGAGATCTTTGTGTTTGATCGAAAGTTCTTCAATCCGAATCTAGTCAATTCCGATCTTTCGGAGACCATGACGTCAGATTTGTTGCATGATCTTGGTCATGATGAGTTGATTAACATGATACGTCCTCTTTCGGCTCCTATCGACTTGCCTAAGATGGATGACGTTATCGATGGCTTGTTGCAGGTAGTTAAATCTACAGATATCGATTTTGGAAGTCTTCGTTTGCTTCTAAATAGTCTAAAGAGGACCTATGCATGGGCTTCTGCTTTGTTATCCGATTTTAAGAGTACTCtatttgatgaaaagatgaTTGATGGTAATGAACAGGTAGAAAATATGCTCACCTCTCTCAACGTACTGATTCAGTATGTCAACTTGATGTTTAAAGGTGTAGAAAAGCGGTTTAACGGTCTTATTGATGAGTTTATCGTTGTAAGAGCACACAGCCTGCACGAGAACTGGAAGCTACAGTATGATAAATTGGGTCAAATCAAGTTCTATTTGCAACAGAACCCGAATCAACTAATGTTAATCGACTTGGTAGACGGAAAAACCGCTTCTGACAGTGCATTTCAGGCAGAATTGCTCATTAAGCAGATCAATTCTGGCTTGGCAACACTTCGGACCAAACTAGAGTCGGAAATTATCATTCCTAAGCAGGAATTGGTTAAGGAATACGACTATTATAGGCTTCAGTACGTGAAAAAGACTGCCGATAAAGATGCAGAATCTAAACTGGCCAGCCTTTATAAAGCAGATTTCAAAGCACTACAACAATCGGTTACTCAATTGATGTCTTCATCAAAGGAGCTACCTTCATTTGAGGATCTTATCACTACAGAAAACGGTAGCTCTACTAATTTATCGAGGGCTTCTCTACTAAAGATCGAACTCTTGGTTCAATTGTATCATCAGCAAGTACAGGATTTTGTTCCTCAGATAGAAGAGCTTTCCAAAAAGATGTACGAGTCTCAAATCAAACGATTTGAACTTCGAAGAaagcttcaagaaaaattgGTTAAATCTACTTTAGTGACGTTGGTTGATTTACAACTGAAGACTATGGAAGCCAATAAGATTCTCAATGAATCCATCGGTAAAAGAATGGACCAACTTAAAGAACATGAGCTTGGCTTATCGTTTATCTTTGATCTTCCATTAGTATTTGGCATTTGGTTAATAGCCAATTTGGGTAATGTCAAGCATGGACTTTGCTTGAATAAGCTGGTTCATAAATCTGGTGAAGTATTTGAAATGATGCGGTACATGGAGCAAGAGGATCGTAAAAAATGgcttgaagagtttgtaGAAGGTGTTGGAATTGCAAAGGGGAAGAGTAAATGGATGGATGACACtgtaaagaagaagtttgtaGACGAAAACACAGTTGATGTCAAGGTAGAACGAATTGGATCCAAATCCATTTCAATTGTGCCGGAAACTGGTAACTATCTTCATTCATTCAACAAATTATTACAGCATATCAATGGACATCCATCACGTGTTGGTCCAGCAGAAGCTCAGGTGATTAATCAAGATGAACAAGGCCCCCGTGATATCTTTATCGAGATTTGTACCCAAgttcaagttgatgatgtttTTAGATATATCATCTCATTACAGAATGAAGGAGTTGATAGTGAAGTGATTGATCAACTAATAAAGTATCTGAATGACTTGGGAATTGTTGagcaaaaagaaggagacgTGAGAGGAGACAGATTTGGAAGCTTTAATGGAGAGGATCCATGTTATAtgaagtttttgaagaggTATCTAAAGAGTTTTGAGATTGGAAGGGTTAAAATTGAAATAAAgggtgaagaagaaggtgtaggtgaagagaagatagG
This sequence is a window from Brettanomyces nanus chromosome 3, complete sequence. Protein-coding genes within it:
- a CDS encoding uncharacterized protein (BUSCO:EOG09343XXA); the encoded protein is MTITYSALSLDTSEKSRGQIDGEIEAIRKLVNEHLSEPYSVYVYRFFLNNWPELCLLAKSEGNIIGCIISKVETHRNTRLRGYIGMLTVTEQYRGQGIAKKLIDKSLDIMVDKKCDEIILETEVVNKKALRLYENFGFVRVKRLYRYYLNKHDAYRLILPITDKACLRSTFLEKLPEEKCIEARY